In Melitaea cinxia chromosome Z, ilMelCinx1.1, whole genome shotgun sequence, a single window of DNA contains:
- the LOC123668858 gene encoding sodium/potassium/calcium exchanger 4-like encodes MLLYKLAAVTIVTICLSSSYVATLEDFNVTDSFDEYMTIVNDDGQEVLITKELMKKLNEEAETWHWRPWLKTKTVVVGNIIQEVKRPSGDSVRTFPAGIFDDHELRSGAVALYCLFGICAFTFIAIVCNDYFIPCVELICEDLKIPQNVAAATFMSVATSCPEFFVNVISTFLTRSDMGIGTIVGSSIFNLLGVAAVGSLAANAPIAIEPRPVTRDVLIYMVNVGALVAIVWNGEIVWYEAMILGILYILYFIIMFNSVRIFALIDLIEKACCQRKSRGKYTVNTDEKPIEEGIDNKGFVDNVQTNNVTSNEKQSSEKTELEEKPKKSFFRFPKEKSVIYKIWWVYTWPLKFILRSTIPSPVTCRRYYPLAFLLCIVWIGANSYIVTWSITVIGHTFFIPESIMGMTVLAFGGCLPEACSIFIMSRKGQGGIGVSNALGANSLSILFALGLPWLIKTLMLLVQGVDTAVTINSEGIDFIVSSLLVAACLLWISLFMAKFKLRRSLGVVLFGLYLIFITFAILVEMGIILDETVHF; translated from the exons ATGTTACTGTACAAATTAGCAGCTGTCACCATCGTAACGATATGTTTGTCATCGTCGTACGTAGCAACTCTTGAAGATTTCA atGTGACGGATTCATTTGATGAGTACATGACGATAGTGAATGACGATGGTCAAGAGGTGCTTATAACGAAGGAACTTATGAAGAAATTGAATGAGGAGGCAGAGACGTGGCACTGGAGGCCGTGGTTGAAGACGAAGACGGTGGTTGTGGGGAATATCATACAAGAAGTTAAGCGCCCCAGTGGGGATTCGGTGAGGACCTTTCCGGCGGGAATATTTGATG ATCATGAACTCCGTAGTGGCGCCGTCGCATTGTATTGCTTGTTTGGGATTTGTGCCTTTACTTTTATAGCTATTGTATGCAACGATTATTTCATTCCGTGTGTTGAACTTATATGCGAGGATTTAAAGATACCTCAG aatGTAGCGGCGGCTACGTTCATGTCTGTGGCAACTTCATGCCCTGAGTTTTTTGTAAACGTAATATCGACATTCCTCACTCGATCAGACATGGGTATAGGTACCATTGTCGGATCGTCTATATTCAATTTGCTTGGTGTCGCAGCCGTGGGAAGCTTGGCTGCAAATGCG CCCATCGCCATCGAGCCTCGTCCAGTTACAAGAGATGTGTTAATATACATGGTCAACGTCGGTGCACTGGTCGCTATAGTGTGGAACGGAGAAATAGTCTGGTATGAAGCCATGATACTCGGAATCTTGTACATACTCTACTTCATCATAATGTTCAACAGTGTCAGAATTTTCGCCTTAATCGATTTGATTGAAAAGGCCTGTTGTCAAAGAAAATCTCGGGGTAAGT ATACGGTAAATACGGATGAAAAACCTATAGAAGAGGGTATTGATAACAAGGGGTTCGTTGACAATGTTcagacaaacaacgtgacaAGCAATGAAAAGCAATCATCAGAAAAGA CGGAACTTGAAGAAAAACCAAAAAAGAGTTTCTTTAGATTTCCCAAAGAGAAATCTGTTATATACAAGATCTGGTGGGTTTACACTTGGCCTTTAAAGTTCATCTTGAGATCAACTATCCCGTCGCCCGTCACTTGTAGGAGATATTATCCGCTAGCATTTCTGCTGTGCATTGTATGGATAGGGGCCAATTCTTACATCGTGACTTGGAGCATAACTGTCATAG gtcACACATTTTTTATCCCCGAGTCGATTATGGGGATGACAGTACTGGCCTTCGGAGGTTGTCTTCCAGAAGCTTGCTCCATATTTATCATGTCAAGAAAAG GTCAGGGAGGCATTGGTGTTTCGAATGCATTAGGTGCAAATTCTCTATCTATTTTATTCGCCCTCGGCTTGCCCTGGCTCATCAAAACCCTCATGCTATTGGTGCAAGGAGTCGACACAGCTGTGACCATCAATTCAGAGGGAATCGACTTCATCGTATCCTCGTTACTCGTTGCTGCTTGCCTACTATGGATTTCTTTATTCATGGCAAAATTTAAGCTCAGAAGAAGCCTCGGTGTTGTTTTATTTGGTCTCTACTTAATATTCATTACGTTCGCAATTCTCGTGGAAATGGGTATAATTCTGGATGAAACAGTTCACTTTTAA
- the LOC123668857 gene encoding calcitonin gene-related peptide type 1 receptor-like has protein sequence MEQNNMTLTGSEDNSMNKLVKELKLQCYNKNNTNSEIITQRPIEDTEDLLFCDRTFDGLSCWDDTPAGAVAFQACPNFIVGFDPKRIVYKNCSENGTWFEHPETNREWTNYTTCVDSEDLQFRRIVSDIYVFGYSISVITLVISLIIFTYFQSLRCPRIRIHMHLFSSFAINNIFWIIWYRTVVNNASVVVENEPWCQMLHIVTHYLMVTGYSWMFCESLYLHLALMMVFMNDKLVMKFLVIIGWGVSFLIVIVYSTVRFFVSGATKRCWIDESETMWIIIVPVALSLFASVIFLVNVLRLLVAKLRPDPNQGIYVATRKTARAAFLLIPLFGLHFILVPVHPLPKTSGEYSYQIISALLTSLQGACLSVLFCFTNSDVVAAVKLQYARYMNTNMDIPMTKHNFIEFLLLYSLTIQECCKTDVQRQQEVEQCQNLAPNIFLMREEALQDSGILYNLQKNVIFLAI, from the exons atggaGCAGAACAATATGACGCTTACTGGTTCGGAAGACAATTCAATGAACAAACTTGTAAAGGAACTTAAGTTGcaatgttacaataaaaataacaccaaTAGTGAAATTATTACCCAGAGACCCATTGAAGATACAG aGGACTTGCTGTTTTGTGATCGGACATTCGACGGGTTGAGCTGTTGGGACGATACACCAGCTGGTGCAGTGGCATTCCAAGCATGCCCGAACTTTATCGTCGGTTTTGACCCGAAGCGAATCGtttataaaaa TTGCTCTGAAAATGGAACGTGGTTCGAACATCCCGAGACGAATAGGGAATGGACCAATTATACAACATGTGTCGACTCGGAAGATTTACAG TTTCGCAGGATTGTAAGTGATATTTACGTCTTTGGCTACTCGATATCTGTTATTACATTGGTGATATCGCTCATCATTTTTACGTACTTTCA ATCCCTCCGGTGCCCACGGATACGTATTCACATGCATCTGTTTAGCTCTTTCGcaataaacaacatattttGGATCATATGGTACAGGACTGTCGTCAACAACGCATCCGTTGTAGTGGAAAACGAG ccTTGGTGTCAAATGTTACACATTGTGACACATTATTTGATGGTAACCGGCTATTCATGGATGTTCTGTGAAAGTCTTTACTTGCATCTTGCTCTTATGATG GTCTTCATGAATGACAAACTGGTAATGAAATTTCTTGTGATTATCGGTTGGGGTGTTTCATTCCTCATCGTGATTGTCTACTCCACTGTACGATTCTTCGTTTCTGGAGCTACCAAGAG atgCTGGATTGACGAAAGCGAAACTATGTGGATTATAATAGTGCCTGTCGCACTCTCACTTTTCGCGTCTGTAA TATTTCTGGTGAATGTTTTGCGGCTTCTAGTCGCGAAGCTACGCCCGGATCCAAATCAAGGCATTTACGTTGCTACACGAAAAACAGCGCGAGCTGCTTTCCTATtg ATACCTTTATTCGGCTTACACTTCATACTGGTTCCGGTCCACCCCCTGCCCAAGACTTCTGGTGAATACTCCTATCAGATCATCTCGGCTCTTCTGACCAGTTTGCAG GGCGCCTGCTTGTCAGTTCTGTTTTGCTTCACCAATTCCGACGTCGTTGCAGCCGTCAAGCTTCAGTATGCCCGCTACATGAACACCAACATGGATATTCCCATGACta aaCATAACTTTATAGAGTTTTTACTCTTGTATAGCCTCACGATCCAGGAATGCTGTAAG ACAGATGTACAGCGCCAACAAGAAGTGGAGCAGTGTCAAAATTTAGCTCCTAATATCTTCTTAATGAGAGAAGAGGCTTTACAAGATAGTGGTATCTTGTATAACTTACAGAAGAACGTTATATTTTTAGCAATATGA